ATTTCAAATTATTACCTCCCTTCACGAAAAAACTTTTGCAGCAAAAACTTTTTGGAATCTACTTTGTCAATAATTACATAGCCAATGGAGGCGCTGATTTCGCAATAGACAGCAAAAATGATTTTTACTATTTTTTGATACTTAACACTAACACATTAAAGAAGTCATTTTCCGATCTTGTTACAAGCAAAGACAGATCAAACTTTGTTGACGATTCAACAGGACGAACATTGGCCCTAAATTGCGGAGATAAATATTTCGGCTTGCTATATATCTTGCTACATGAATCTGCACACATGGTGGATTATGAAATACAGGTTACTCCATATCTGTTTAAGGAATTCAAATTATTAAAGGGTATCGACTTCGAAAGCACTGCATTTACCCGGAACTTCTGGGAAACACTTTGGACGCCTAAGAAAGAATATAAGTATCCATTGTGGGACATGAAAAGCGTTTACGGTTTAGGTGGTGGAGCCAAAATTAAGTTATCCCAAGCGGAGGAGTTCTATGATCAACTCTCAAAGAGTCCCTTTTGTACACTCTATGCATCATTCAATTGGGGTGACGATTTTGCAGAACTTTCAACGTTTTATCATCTGACCGAAAAATTGGGACAACCATTTGAGATTCAGGTATTCAAGAATGATGAAGTGATTTATAGATACAACCCGATGGCGAATAAGCAGGTAACCGACCGTATTAAGTATTTGGATTTCTTATATTCTCATGAGAGCAAATAGGATGACGTTTTTACGTATCATAGCAGGTCATTTCAATTTAAATCGAAGTGTCCGACAGTAATGCAAAATTCCATCACATCAAACTTTGTGGAGTATTCATGACACGACTCACCCTTTTCTGTTTATTACTGATTTTTAGTATGCACAGGGCTTATAGCCAGGACAATTCTTATCAGGACGATTATTATAACGGTTTGATCACCAAGGCTGAGAAAAAAGCATCCGAAGACGGGCGGAATGTGCTTGAAACAGGCCGCACCATGACGCTAAAAAATAAGGAAATTTTACCCGGAAGCTGCTGGGATTATGCCAACGCCGTTTATGACCGGGCGGGATATTCATGGGGAAAACGTGAAGACGTATTCAAGAGCGCCAAAACAGGCCCGTACGCAGACGTAAGTAAGATCAAGTACGGAGACTGGCTGTATTACGTGAATCATTCCTATAATAATATTGAACACAGCGCAATATTCATAGAATGGATTGACATTGAAAATAAACTCGCCCTCATGCTGAGTTACGGAGGAGAAAGCCGCCGTGAGCCGGCGCGTTATATTCCCTACGATCTCTCCAGCGTGTACGGAATTACACGCGCGAACTCCGAACTCGGGGCAGGTAAAGCAACTGAAAAAACGAAAACCACAGGTACCGCTTCAGCCGTTGCATCCAACGTAAACAAATCTTCCACAACATCGACGACGACTGCGAACAAAACAATGGCAACGCCTTCCGAGTCTGTTTCCGGAGGCACGGTGAACGGGATGAAAGTTGAATCGCTCAAGTTCGGCGTCGGTGTTGATAAAATGGAGATCGTAGGCGAAGGAGTTTCTTTTTCCGGATCGGCCGGCAAAGTATATTGCTGGATGAGAATTTCAGGCGGGA
This genomic window from bacterium contains:
- a CDS encoding DUF2914 domain-containing protein: MTRLTLFCLLLIFSMHRAYSQDNSYQDDYYNGLITKAEKKASEDGRNVLETGRTMTLKNKEILPGSCWDYANAVYDRAGYSWGKREDVFKSAKTGPYADVSKIKYGDWLYYVNHSYNNIEHSAIFIEWIDIENKLALMLSYGGESRREPARYIPYDLSSVYGITRANSELGAGKATEKTKTTGTASAVASNVNKSSTTSTTTANKTMATPSESVSGGTVNGMKVESLKFGVGVDKMEIVGEGVSFSGSAGKVYCWMRISGGMGKTVKVKWYLNGNAIGETPLDIRSSPMRTYAYRTVTGRKGNWKIEILDPSGAILHSAGFTVN